A stretch of the Streptomyces venezuelae genome encodes the following:
- a CDS encoding amino acid deaminase/aldolase: protein MTSPAADRARYDRATAHLDAPLALVDLEAFDANAADLVRRAGGKPVRVASKSVRCRALLERVLAQPGFAGIMSYTLAESVWLARSGFEDVLLAYPSTDRQGFTELAGDPKLAAAVTVMVDDPAQLELIDRARDGGREEIRVCLELDTALSLFGGRVRVGARRSPLRDPAGLAELARLVQRRDGFRVVGLMAYEGHVAGVGDDLVGRPLRSRAIRLMQSAARRELAARRAEVVRAVRAVVPELEFVNGGGTGSVQQTAAEEAVTEVAAGSGLYLPRLFDNYTSFHGRPAALFAQPVVRRPGVGVVTVLGGGYPASGAAGADRLPVPYLPQGLRYDPQEGAGEVQTPLLGSPADDLLIGDRVWFRHAKAGELCERFAELHLVEGDRVTATVPTYRGEGRTFL from the coding sequence ATGACTTCCCCCGCCGCGGACCGGGCCCGCTATGACCGGGCCACCGCTCATCTCGATGCCCCGCTCGCCCTCGTGGATCTCGAGGCGTTCGACGCCAACGCCGCGGACCTGGTCCGGCGGGCGGGCGGCAAGCCGGTCCGGGTGGCGAGCAAGTCCGTGCGCTGCCGGGCCCTGCTGGAGCGGGTGCTGGCGCAGCCCGGTTTCGCCGGGATCATGTCGTACACGCTGGCCGAGTCGGTCTGGCTGGCCCGGTCCGGGTTCGAGGACGTGCTGCTCGCCTACCCCTCCACGGACCGGCAGGGCTTTACGGAGCTGGCCGGCGATCCCAAGCTCGCCGCCGCCGTCACCGTGATGGTGGACGATCCCGCGCAGCTGGAGCTGATCGACCGTGCCCGGGACGGCGGCCGGGAGGAGATCCGGGTCTGTCTGGAGCTCGACACGGCGCTGTCGCTGTTCGGCGGCCGGGTACGGGTCGGGGCCCGGCGGTCGCCGCTCCGCGATCCGGCCGGGCTGGCGGAGCTGGCCCGGCTGGTGCAGCGCCGGGACGGATTCCGGGTGGTCGGGCTGATGGCGTACGAGGGGCATGTCGCCGGCGTCGGCGACGACCTGGTGGGACGGCCGCTGCGGTCCCGGGCGATCCGCCTGATGCAGAGCGCCGCCCGCCGGGAGCTGGCAGCGCGGCGGGCCGAGGTGGTGCGAGCGGTACGGGCGGTCGTGCCGGAGCTGGAGTTCGTCAACGGCGGCGGGACCGGCAGCGTGCAGCAGACGGCCGCCGAGGAGGCGGTGACGGAGGTCGCCGCCGGCTCGGGGCTGTACCTGCCGCGGCTGTTCGACAACTACACCTCCTTCCACGGCCGGCCGGCCGCGCTGTTCGCGCAGCCGGTGGTGCGGCGGCCGGGGGTGGGGGTGGTCACGGTGCTGGGCGGCGGCTATCCGGCCTCGGGGGCGGCGGGTGCCGACCGGCTGCCCGTGCCGTACCTGCCGCAGGGGCTGCGGTACGACCCGCAGGAAGGCGCCGGGGAGGTGCAGACCCCGCTGCTGGGCAGCCCGGCCGACGATCTGCTGATCGGCGACCGGGTCTGGTTCCGGCATGCCAAGGCGGGTGAGCTGTGCGAGCGGTTCGCGGAGCTGCACCTGGTCGAGGGCGACCGGGTGACGGCCACCGTCCCGACGTACCGGGGCGAGGGCCGCACCTTCCTCTAG